A single genomic interval of Amycolatopsis albispora harbors:
- a CDS encoding MCE family protein: MISTRAGLRAARIATVLVVTALVVAGALWWIFSGDGSKRITALFPRAVGVYTGSDVRLLGVRIGQVETVTPVGEHVEVTLSVDGQAPVAAGTKALVVAPSVVSDRYVQFSTVARRGEARLTDGTVIGVERTGTPVELDELYASLNDLATSLGPKGANSDGALSQLLETGAANLDGNGKAINENIRNFADLARTLADSKDDLFGTLDQLGKFTDMLAANDNDVETVNQQLARVWQTLSADREELSGALTALGSALGEVQAFIRDNRAAIKSNVDKLSQTTQVLVDQRAGLAETLDTLPLAASNLLGAFDADSGTLQGRAFLDEYLNPKKVSVPPGMEALPDGAPVPSSAPSLPLPASGPVYVPGGAG, from the coding sequence ATGATCAGCACGAGAGCGGGCCTGCGGGCCGCCCGGATCGCCACCGTGCTGGTGGTGACGGCGCTGGTGGTGGCCGGTGCGCTGTGGTGGATCTTCTCCGGTGACGGCAGCAAGCGGATCACCGCGCTCTTCCCGCGCGCGGTCGGCGTGTACACCGGTTCCGACGTGCGCCTGCTGGGTGTGCGGATCGGGCAGGTGGAGACGGTGACCCCGGTCGGCGAGCACGTGGAGGTCACGCTCAGCGTGGACGGGCAGGCGCCGGTCGCGGCGGGCACCAAGGCGCTGGTGGTGGCGCCGAGCGTGGTGTCCGACCGGTACGTGCAGTTCTCCACGGTGGCGCGCCGGGGCGAGGCGCGGCTGACCGACGGCACGGTGATCGGCGTCGAGCGCACCGGCACGCCGGTGGAACTGGACGAGCTGTACGCCAGCCTGAACGACCTGGCCACCTCGCTCGGGCCGAAGGGCGCGAACTCCGACGGCGCGCTGTCGCAGCTGCTCGAGACGGGCGCGGCGAACCTGGACGGCAACGGCAAGGCGATCAACGAGAACATCCGCAACTTCGCCGACCTGGCGCGCACGCTGGCCGATTCGAAGGACGACCTGTTCGGCACGCTGGACCAGCTCGGCAAGTTCACCGACATGCTGGCGGCCAACGACAACGACGTGGAGACGGTGAACCAGCAGCTGGCCAGGGTGTGGCAGACGCTGTCGGCCGATCGCGAGGAGCTTTCCGGCGCGCTCACCGCGCTGGGCTCGGCGCTCGGTGAGGTGCAGGCGTTCATCCGCGACAACCGCGCCGCCATCAAGTCCAATGTGGACAAGCTGAGCCAGACCACGCAGGTGCTGGTGGACCAGCGCGCGGGGCTGGCCGAGACGCTGGACACGCTGCCGCTGGCGGCGAGCAACCTGCTCGGTGCCTTCGACGCGGATTCCGGCACCCTGCAGGGCCGCGCCTTCCTGGACGAGTACCTGAACCCGAAGAAGGTGAGCGTGCCACCGGGTATGGAGGCGCTGCCCGACGGCGCGCCGGTGCCGTCGTCCGCACCGAGCCTGCCGTTGCCCGCGTCCGGTCCGGTGTACGTGCCTGGAGGTGCGGGATGA
- a CDS encoding MCE family protein: MLTTRVRVQVLAFVVVALSAVAFIGGKYAGLGQLFGGSGYVVSLRLADGGGVFTNGEVTYRGVAVGRVGELRLTDEGMEVDLRIDGSAPPIPVNSAAVVSNRSAVGEQYVDLQPRTGDGPFLEDGSSIPMESARVPLPVQDLLANLSSLNASVPTDALRTVVDEFYDAFHGAGPDLQVLLDSSTAFTKTAAAHLPQTQELLTDGTTVLQTQLDSSDAWKSFSSNAKLFAGELASADGDLRALIGTAPQAATQISGLLEDTDPSLSILLANLLTTADVFATRTAGMEELFATIPKAVAATSTSIDPVSGDLSIVTKLVDPPVCKQGYEGTQRRTPLELAPLPMNTEAACTLPKGSASSVRGSQNAPKGGVPPVAVPGSALPGPLSTPSLPQVSTDMEDLLWLPN; the protein is encoded by the coding sequence ATGCTGACCACCAGGGTCCGGGTGCAGGTGCTGGCGTTCGTGGTGGTGGCGCTGTCCGCGGTGGCGTTCATCGGCGGCAAGTACGCCGGGCTGGGGCAGTTGTTCGGCGGCAGCGGGTACGTGGTGTCGCTGCGGCTCGCGGACGGCGGCGGAGTGTTCACCAACGGCGAGGTGACCTATCGCGGGGTGGCCGTCGGGCGGGTCGGCGAACTGCGGCTGACCGACGAGGGCATGGAGGTCGACCTGCGCATCGACGGTTCGGCGCCGCCGATCCCGGTGAACTCGGCGGCCGTGGTGAGCAACCGCTCGGCGGTCGGCGAGCAGTACGTCGACCTGCAGCCGCGCACCGGCGACGGGCCGTTCCTCGAAGACGGCTCGTCGATCCCGATGGAGTCGGCCAGGGTGCCGCTGCCGGTGCAGGACCTGCTGGCCAACCTCAGCTCGCTCAACGCCTCGGTGCCGACGGACGCGCTGCGCACGGTGGTCGACGAGTTCTACGACGCCTTCCACGGCGCCGGGCCGGATCTGCAGGTGCTGCTGGACTCCTCGACCGCGTTCACCAAGACCGCGGCGGCGCACCTGCCGCAGACGCAGGAGCTGCTCACCGACGGCACGACCGTGCTCCAGACGCAGCTGGACTCGAGCGACGCGTGGAAGTCGTTCTCCAGCAACGCGAAGCTCTTCGCCGGTGAGCTGGCCAGCGCCGACGGTGACCTGCGTGCGCTGATCGGCACGGCGCCGCAGGCCGCCACGCAGATCAGCGGGCTGCTCGAGGACACCGACCCGTCGCTGTCCATCCTGCTGGCGAACCTGCTGACCACCGCGGACGTGTTCGCCACCAGGACCGCGGGCATGGAGGAGCTGTTCGCCACCATTCCGAAGGCGGTGGCGGCCACGTCGACCTCCATCGACCCGGTCAGCGGGGACCTGTCGATCGTGACGAAGCTGGTGGACCCGCCGGTGTGCAAGCAGGGTTACGAGGGCACGCAGCGGCGGACGCCGCTGGAGCTGGCTCCGCTGCCGATGAACACCGAGGCCGCGTGCACGCTGCCGAAGGGCTCGGCGAGTTCGGTGCGTGGCTCGCAGAACGCGCCGAAGGGCGGGGTGCCGCCGGTCGCGGTACCGGGCTCGGCGCTGCCGGGGCCGTTGAGCACGCCGTCGCTGCCGCAGGTTTCCACGGACATGGAGGATTTGCTGTGGCTGCCAAACTGA
- a CDS encoding IclR family transcriptional regulator, whose protein sequence is MDGDEGGVRAVLRALDLLGLFTEHRRWWSIRELTEASGLAKTTVIRLVTTCEQRGLLWTREDGQVTVGPGLLRWAKLGQSAWQLSEPVRQVMRELATQCGETVNIYVRSSTARVCVAQHEGPQHIRHVVRVGDELPLWAGAASKVLLIGVESTVVDRVAALSPHGKEFADELRKQAGLAAIDGHAVSHGEREFGASGVAAPVVDREGRIIAALAIGGPTTRFSEERVADFVSAVVTSAQWISRLGLDPAG, encoded by the coding sequence ATGGACGGTGACGAAGGCGGCGTGCGCGCCGTGCTGCGCGCGCTCGACCTGCTCGGCCTGTTCACCGAGCACCGCCGGTGGTGGAGCATCCGCGAGCTGACCGAGGCCAGCGGGCTGGCCAAGACCACGGTGATCCGGCTGGTCACCACCTGTGAGCAGCGTGGCCTGCTGTGGACCCGCGAGGACGGCCAGGTCACCGTCGGCCCTGGCCTGCTGCGCTGGGCGAAGCTCGGGCAGTCCGCCTGGCAGCTGTCCGAGCCGGTCCGCCAGGTGATGCGCGAGCTGGCCACGCAGTGCGGCGAGACGGTCAACATCTACGTCCGCAGCAGCACCGCACGGGTGTGCGTGGCGCAGCACGAAGGCCCGCAGCACATCCGGCACGTGGTCCGCGTCGGGGACGAGCTGCCGTTGTGGGCCGGGGCGGCGAGCAAGGTGCTGCTGATCGGCGTCGAGTCCACTGTGGTCGATCGGGTCGCGGCGCTTTCCCCGCACGGCAAGGAGTTCGCGGACGAGCTGCGCAAGCAGGCGGGGCTGGCGGCGATCGACGGGCACGCGGTGAGCCACGGTGAGCGCGAGTTCGGTGCCTCCGGGGTCGCCGCGCCGGTGGTCGATCGTGAGGGCCGGATCATCGCCGCGCTGGCCATCGGCGGGCCGACCACCCGGTTCAGCGAGGAGCGGGTCGCCGACTTCGTCAGCGCGGTGGTCACCTCGGCGCAGTGGATCTCCCGGCTCGGCCTCGACCCCGCAGGGTGA
- a CDS encoding MCE family protein: protein MTSFRERNPFTLGIAGSLAIAAITAATFYYEELPIVGGGTTYQAEFGEAAGLQENDEVRVAGIKVGEVTEVELDEDHVLVSFRVEDTWIGNQTSAGIKIKTLLGRKFLSLYPIGDGEQDPETPIGRDRTVTPYDVTDAFNGLSNTIDAIDTNQLATSFRTLSETFKDSPSHVRTALDGLTSLSKTVSSRDDELAELLRNARSVADSLAESGEEFQTLIDDGNLLLAELDRRRESIHQLLVGAQELGRQLSGLVKDNQGQLSGALEKLDKVTGVLQRHTENIKASLEIAGPYFRMVNNTMGNGRWVDNYICELVPENREPCLPPQAAGGGK, encoded by the coding sequence ATGACCTCCTTCCGCGAGCGCAACCCGTTCACCCTGGGCATCGCCGGTTCGCTGGCGATCGCCGCGATCACCGCGGCCACCTTCTACTACGAGGAACTGCCGATCGTCGGCGGCGGCACCACCTACCAGGCCGAGTTCGGCGAGGCGGCCGGGCTGCAGGAGAACGACGAGGTGCGGGTGGCCGGGATCAAGGTCGGCGAGGTCACCGAGGTCGAGCTGGACGAGGACCACGTGCTGGTCAGCTTCCGGGTGGAGGACACCTGGATCGGCAACCAGACCTCCGCCGGGATCAAGATCAAGACCCTGCTCGGCCGGAAGTTCCTGTCGCTGTACCCGATCGGTGACGGCGAGCAGGACCCGGAGACACCGATCGGCCGCGACCGCACGGTCACGCCGTACGACGTGACCGACGCCTTCAACGGGCTGTCGAACACCATCGACGCGATCGACACGAACCAGCTGGCGACCAGCTTCCGAACCCTGTCGGAGACCTTCAAGGACTCCCCCAGCCACGTCCGGACCGCGCTCGACGGGCTGACCTCGCTGTCGAAGACGGTGTCCTCGCGGGACGATGAGCTGGCCGAGCTGCTCCGGAACGCCCGGTCGGTGGCGGATTCGCTGGCCGAGTCCGGGGAGGAGTTCCAGACCCTGATCGACGACGGCAACCTGCTGCTGGCCGAGCTGGACCGGCGGCGCGAGTCGATCCACCAGCTGCTGGTCGGCGCGCAGGAACTGGGCAGGCAGCTGTCCGGGCTGGTCAAGGACAACCAGGGCCAGCTCTCCGGCGCGCTGGAGAAGCTGGACAAGGTCACCGGCGTGCTGCAGCGGCACACCGAGAACATCAAGGCCAGCCTGGAGATCGCCGGTCCCTACTTCCGGATGGTGAACAACACCATGGGCAACGGGCGCTGGGTGGACAACTACATCTGCGAGCTGGTCCCGGAGAACCGGGAGCCGTGCCTGCCACCGCAGGCGGCCGGGGGTGGGAAATGA
- a CDS encoding MlaE family ABC transporter permease encodes MTETGFPPDTRVRRAGRAIDRRFGFLDTLGDQVLFYLKALAWTPRAIFRYSKEIVRLLAEVSFGSGALAVIGGTIGVMVGMTVFTGAVVGIQGYSALNQVGTSAFAGFISAYFNTREIAPLVAGIALSATVGCGFTAQLGAMRISEEIDALEVMGVPSIPYLVATRIVAGFLAIIPLYAIGLLTSYVASRQVTIWFFGQSAGTYDHYFQLFLPPIDVLWSFLKVLVFSVIVVLSHCYYGYRASGGPAGVGVAVGRAVRTAIVAVSLLDFFLSLAIWGATTTVKVAG; translated from the coding sequence ATGACCGAGACCGGGTTCCCGCCCGACACGCGGGTGCGGCGCGCCGGCCGCGCGATCGACCGGCGGTTCGGCTTCCTGGACACCCTGGGCGACCAGGTGCTGTTCTACCTCAAGGCGCTGGCCTGGACCCCGCGCGCGATCTTCCGCTACAGCAAGGAGATCGTCCGCCTGCTGGCCGAGGTCAGCTTCGGCAGCGGGGCGCTGGCGGTGATCGGCGGCACGATCGGCGTGATGGTCGGGATGACCGTGTTCACCGGCGCGGTGGTCGGCATCCAGGGTTACTCGGCGCTGAACCAGGTCGGCACCTCGGCCTTCGCCGGGTTCATCTCCGCCTACTTCAACACCCGCGAGATCGCGCCGCTGGTGGCGGGCATCGCGTTGTCGGCGACGGTCGGCTGCGGCTTCACCGCCCAGCTCGGCGCGATGCGCATCTCCGAGGAGATCGACGCGCTCGAGGTGATGGGCGTGCCGAGCATCCCGTACCTGGTGGCCACCCGGATCGTGGCGGGTTTCCTGGCGATCATCCCGCTCTACGCGATCGGCCTGCTCACCTCGTACGTGGCCTCGCGGCAGGTGACCATCTGGTTCTTCGGCCAGTCGGCCGGCACCTACGACCACTACTTCCAGCTGTTCCTGCCCCCGATCGACGTGCTCTGGTCGTTCCTCAAGGTGCTCGTGTTCAGCGTGATCGTGGTGCTGTCGCACTGCTACTACGGCTACCGCGCCAGCGGCGGCCCGGCCGGGGTCGGCGTGGCCGTCGGCCGCGCGGTGCGGACCGCGATCGTCGCGGTGAGCCTGCTCGACTTCTTCCTCAGCCTCGCCATCTGGGGCGCCACCACGACGGTGAAGGTGGCCGGATGA
- a CDS encoding MCE family protein, with product MRRRWLGVVLASALLTTACSGDGFKGVYDLPLPGGADLGDHPYRVTVQFADVLDLVPQASVKVNDVPVGRVETIRLGADGWTAEAVVAVNGDVALPGNSLARLRQSSLLGEKFVELAAPEHAVGALADGAVIGVDRTNRNPEFEEVFGALSLLLNGGGISQLQTINQELTKVLDGNEPEIRTFLSTVDELVTNLDAHSGDITAALDGLNQLSATLADRDEQIDGALSNLTPGLATLAEQRESLVSMLRSLDELSTVAIDTINRSKDDMVADLRALAPILERLADAGQDLPNSLEILPTFPFTDPVLDAVKGDYMNIFVTMAPGDGVELPPDGPVLPLPASGDVQTLGGN from the coding sequence ATGAGGCGGCGCTGGCTGGGTGTGGTGCTGGCGAGCGCGCTGCTGACCACGGCGTGCTCCGGTGACGGGTTCAAGGGCGTCTACGACCTGCCGCTGCCCGGCGGCGCCGATCTCGGCGACCACCCGTACCGCGTCACCGTGCAGTTCGCCGACGTGCTGGACCTGGTGCCGCAGGCCTCGGTGAAGGTCAACGACGTGCCGGTCGGCCGGGTGGAGACGATCCGGCTGGGTGCCGACGGCTGGACCGCCGAGGCGGTGGTCGCGGTCAACGGCGACGTGGCGCTGCCCGGCAACAGCCTGGCCCGGCTGCGCCAGTCGAGCCTGCTCGGCGAGAAGTTCGTCGAGCTGGCGGCGCCGGAGCACGCGGTCGGCGCGCTGGCCGACGGCGCGGTGATCGGGGTCGACCGGACCAACCGGAACCCCGAGTTCGAGGAGGTCTTCGGCGCGCTTTCGCTGCTGCTCAACGGCGGTGGCATCAGCCAGCTGCAGACCATCAACCAGGAGCTGACCAAGGTGCTCGACGGCAACGAGCCGGAGATCCGCACCTTCCTGTCCACTGTGGACGAACTGGTGACGAACCTGGACGCGCACTCCGGGGACATCACCGCCGCGCTGGACGGGCTGAACCAGCTCTCGGCCACGCTCGCCGACCGCGACGAGCAGATCGACGGCGCGCTGTCGAACCTCACGCCCGGCCTGGCCACGCTCGCCGAGCAGCGGGAGTCGCTGGTCTCCATGCTGCGCTCGCTCGACGAGCTGTCCACCGTGGCCATCGACACCATCAACCGCAGCAAGGACGACATGGTCGCCGACCTCCGCGCGCTCGCGCCCATTCTGGAGCGGCTCGCCGACGCCGGGCAGGACCTGCCGAACTCGCTGGAGATCCTGCCGACCTTCCCGTTCACCGATCCGGTGCTGGACGCGGTGAAGGGCGACTACATGAACATCTTCGTCACGATGGCACCCGGTGACGGCGTGGAACTGCCGCCGGACGGCCCGGTGCTGCCGCTGCCCGCGAGCGGTGACGTGCAGACGCTCGGAGGCAACTGA
- a CDS encoding DUF6801 domain-containing protein — translation MAQKELRERLGTGAAVALLAAGLTSGLTGAGSAAPEAPDAPAEHVPVSLALTYQCAFGTTEPLPVGLTIDTTLPTSVLVGEPVAAGALNAELVLPEALWPALGAPASIEGTVTTNLLGVQDAKPETVSTELPVPATPVPETGALTVKSTGTAPVWQTNAAGSLTISVGPPSITLTTHPAEGTMGTEVLVEAVCEPAPEQDFLLGAVAVLLPGEPEPGAPGAPPLPGMPGAPGSDGALLPGMPSAPGMQAAEAGPGIMAAPLFPLTAQYINGESTVAKTGAKVVLGPGMMVNGGQYINPPGIRGDVALPKAKTPFYAFDFLPVTGMAEFLPANDANGKLTFTEGTFPKPDSMLFAHTEVILRISDVEINGVPYDVGPDCRTGKVSLDLWGQYLVTAGGTIGTHPDAPLESQRSFTIPPFSGCGVEEDISPIITGLVSGPGNQVTLVLKTVGK, via the coding sequence ATGGCACAGAAAGAACTCCGGGAACGGCTCGGCACCGGAGCGGCCGTCGCGCTGCTCGCCGCCGGGCTGACCAGCGGGCTGACCGGCGCGGGTTCCGCCGCCCCGGAAGCACCCGACGCACCGGCGGAGCACGTCCCGGTGTCGCTGGCGCTGACCTACCAGTGCGCGTTCGGCACGACCGAACCGCTGCCGGTCGGCCTGACCATCGACACCACGCTGCCCACCTCGGTGCTGGTCGGGGAGCCGGTCGCCGCGGGGGCGCTGAACGCCGAGCTGGTCCTGCCCGAGGCGCTGTGGCCCGCGCTCGGCGCGCCCGCATCGATCGAGGGCACGGTCACCACGAACCTGCTCGGCGTGCAGGACGCGAAGCCCGAAACGGTGAGCACCGAGCTGCCGGTGCCCGCGACGCCGGTGCCGGAAACCGGCGCGCTGACGGTGAAGTCGACTGGCACCGCCCCGGTCTGGCAGACCAACGCGGCGGGCTCGCTCACCATTTCCGTCGGGCCGCCGTCGATCACGCTGACCACGCACCCGGCCGAGGGCACCATGGGCACCGAGGTGCTCGTCGAAGCGGTCTGCGAACCGGCTCCCGAACAGGACTTCCTGCTGGGCGCGGTGGCCGTGCTGCTGCCCGGCGAGCCAGAGCCGGGCGCACCGGGCGCTCCCCCGCTGCCCGGGATGCCGGGCGCGCCGGGATCGGACGGCGCGTTGTTGCCGGGAATGCCTTCCGCTCCGGGCATGCAGGCCGCCGAAGCGGGGCCGGGGATCATGGCCGCACCGCTGTTCCCGCTCACCGCGCAGTACATCAACGGCGAGTCGACCGTGGCGAAAACCGGCGCGAAGGTGGTGCTGGGCCCGGGCATGATGGTCAACGGCGGGCAGTACATCAATCCGCCGGGCATCCGCGGTGACGTGGCGCTGCCGAAGGCGAAGACGCCGTTCTACGCCTTCGACTTCCTGCCGGTGACCGGGATGGCGGAGTTCCTGCCCGCGAACGACGCGAACGGCAAGCTCACCTTCACCGAGGGCACCTTCCCGAAGCCGGACAGCATGCTGTTCGCGCACACCGAGGTGATCCTGCGGATCAGTGACGTGGAGATCAACGGCGTGCCGTACGACGTGGGCCCGGACTGCCGCACCGGCAAGGTTTCGCTGGACCTGTGGGGGCAGTACCTGGTGACCGCCGGCGGCACCATCGGCACCCATCCGGACGCGCCGCTGGAGTCGCAGCGGTCGTTCACCATTCCGCCGTTCAGCGGGTGCGGGGTGGAGGAGGACATCTCGCCGATCATCACCGGGCTGGTGTCCGGCCCCGGCAACCAGGTCACGCTGGTGCTGAAGACGGTCGGCAAGTAG
- a CDS encoding MCE family protein gives MRNFGAPLVKGLLFILVTTLATTLLALSIANTGVGEGDLYRARFTDATALNAGDDIRISGVRVGQVEELKVVDQHIAQVTFSVDRGRQLPSDLRATIKYRNMVGQRYIALERGKLPGAEPMVPGDEIPLERTTPALDLTDLFNGFKPLFQALSPTDVNQLSGEIVQVLQGEGSTVESLLMHTGALTSTLASRDQVIGEVITNLNSVLRTINSKGDRLSQVVGTLQQLVSGLAEDRTAIGEAVQGVADLSDATAGLFEVARPPLKETIAELGNVSGNLAAQEGELDQFFELLPKKLEAVGRTGTYGSWLNFYLCEAVLTTDPPIGYRSGEARCQG, from the coding sequence ATGAGGAACTTCGGCGCACCGCTGGTCAAGGGCCTGCTGTTCATCCTGGTGACCACGCTCGCCACCACGCTGCTCGCGTTGTCCATCGCCAACACCGGCGTGGGCGAGGGCGACCTCTACCGCGCCCGGTTCACCGACGCGACCGCGCTCAACGCCGGTGACGACATCCGGATCTCCGGGGTGCGGGTGGGCCAGGTCGAGGAGCTGAAGGTGGTGGACCAGCACATCGCGCAGGTGACCTTCTCGGTGGACCGCGGCCGCCAGCTCCCGTCGGATCTCCGCGCCACCATCAAGTACCGCAACATGGTCGGCCAGCGGTACATCGCGCTCGAACGCGGGAAGCTGCCCGGCGCCGAGCCGATGGTGCCCGGCGACGAGATCCCGCTGGAGCGCACCACGCCGGCGCTGGACCTGACGGACCTGTTCAACGGGTTCAAGCCGCTGTTCCAGGCGTTGTCGCCGACCGACGTGAACCAGCTCTCCGGTGAGATCGTGCAGGTGCTGCAGGGCGAGGGCAGCACGGTGGAGAGCCTGCTCATGCACACCGGCGCGCTGACCAGCACGCTGGCCAGCCGGGACCAGGTGATCGGCGAGGTGATCACGAACCTGAACTCGGTGCTCCGGACCATCAACAGCAAGGGCGACCGGCTCTCCCAGGTGGTCGGCACGCTGCAGCAGCTGGTCTCCGGGCTGGCCGAGGACCGGACCGCGATCGGGGAAGCCGTGCAGGGCGTGGCGGACCTGTCCGACGCCACCGCCGGGCTGTTCGAGGTGGCCAGGCCGCCGCTGAAGGAGACCATCGCCGAACTGGGCAACGTCTCCGGCAATCTCGCCGCGCAGGAGGGCGAGCTGGACCAGTTCTTCGAGCTGCTGCCGAAGAAGCTCGAAGCGGTCGGGCGCACCGGCACCTACGGCTCGTGGCTGAACTTCTACCTGTGTGAAGCGGTGCTGACCACGGATCCACCGATCGGCTACCGGTCCGGCGAAGCGAGGTGCCAGGGATGA
- a CDS encoding MlaE family ABC transporter permease, translated as MSTKTRSFPGAGAVRETGRLYALGLDVARSIFKRPFQFRELVQQFWFIASVSILPTALVSIPFGAVIALHLGSLTTQIGAQSFTGAASVLAIIQQASPVVTALLIAGAGGSAMCADLGSRTIREEIDAMEVLGVSPVQRLIVPRVLAAMAVAVFLNGLVSVVGVLGGYVFNVLMQDGTPGAYLASFSALAQLPDLWISEIKALLFGFVAGIVAAYRGLNPKAGPKGVGDAVNQSVVITFLLLFLMNLVLSSLYLQLVPPKGM; from the coding sequence ATGAGCACGAAGACCCGCTCGTTTCCCGGCGCTGGCGCGGTCCGGGAGACCGGCAGGCTCTACGCGCTCGGCCTGGACGTGGCGCGGTCCATCTTCAAGCGGCCGTTCCAGTTCCGCGAGCTGGTGCAGCAGTTCTGGTTCATCGCCAGCGTCTCGATCCTGCCCACCGCGCTGGTCTCCATCCCGTTCGGCGCGGTCATCGCCCTGCACCTCGGCTCGCTGACCACGCAGATCGGCGCGCAGTCGTTCACCGGCGCGGCCAGCGTGCTGGCGATCATCCAGCAGGCCAGCCCGGTGGTCACCGCGCTGCTGATCGCCGGCGCCGGTGGCTCGGCGATGTGCGCCGACCTCGGCTCGCGCACCATCCGCGAGGAGATCGACGCCATGGAGGTGCTCGGCGTCTCCCCGGTGCAGCGGCTGATCGTGCCCCGCGTGCTCGCCGCGATGGCGGTGGCGGTGTTCCTCAACGGCCTGGTCAGCGTGGTCGGCGTGCTCGGCGGTTACGTGTTCAACGTGCTCATGCAGGACGGCACGCCCGGTGCCTACCTGGCCAGCTTCTCCGCGCTCGCCCAGCTCCCCGACCTGTGGATCAGCGAGATCAAGGCGCTGCTGTTCGGGTTCGTGGCCGGGATCGTGGCGGCCTACCGCGGGCTCAACCCCAAGGCCGGGCCGAAGGGCGTCGGCGACGCGGTGAACCAGTCGGTGGTCATCACCTTCCTGCTGCTGTTCCTGATGAACCTGGTGCTCAGCTCGCTGTACCTGCAGCTGGTGCCGCCGAAGGGGATGTGA
- a CDS encoding MCE family protein, protein MRKERRQKYVRRTAGVFFLAAMLAFVSLSVAIYRKEFVSSVSVTLKTDRVGNQLHVASEVKARGVVVGEVREIRSSASGAEITLALDPDKSEKLPKNVSALLIPKTLFGERYVQLSIPEPRGPRIAEGDVISQDRSANAIELEKVYDDLLPVLKAVQPQKLSTTLTAVSTALRDRGDQLGDTLVTAADYLERFNPSLPELNENIRDLADVSKLYGDIAPDLLDSLTDSAVTLQTVAEKKPDLGALYGQVTDSSQDVTTFLRNNKENIIRLAVDSRESLELAAAYSPSFPCTLKAMTDLKPAMDKVLGAGTDEPGMHVTASVTEDRGGYLPGVDDPAYTAGGGPKCYPSGVAPTTGTTAAPTGSPAHPLLPGASGELGLPNSPQERELISTLVAPQIGVAPGDVAPWSSVLVGPLYRGTEVTLR, encoded by the coding sequence ATGAGAAAGGAACGCAGGCAGAAGTACGTGCGGCGCACGGCCGGGGTCTTCTTCCTGGCCGCCATGCTCGCGTTCGTCTCGCTGTCGGTCGCCATCTACCGCAAGGAGTTCGTCTCCTCGGTGTCGGTCACCCTGAAGACCGACCGGGTGGGCAACCAGCTCCACGTCGCGTCGGAGGTCAAGGCGCGCGGCGTGGTCGTCGGCGAGGTGCGTGAGATCCGGTCCAGTGCGAGCGGAGCGGAGATCACGCTCGCACTGGACCCGGACAAGTCGGAGAAGCTGCCGAAGAACGTCTCCGCGCTGCTCATCCCGAAGACCCTGTTCGGCGAGCGGTACGTGCAGCTGTCCATTCCCGAGCCACGCGGGCCGCGGATCGCCGAGGGCGACGTGATCAGCCAGGACCGCTCGGCGAACGCGATCGAGCTGGAGAAGGTCTACGACGACCTGCTGCCGGTGCTCAAGGCGGTGCAGCCGCAGAAGCTGTCCACCACGCTGACCGCGGTGTCCACCGCCCTGCGCGACCGCGGTGACCAGCTCGGCGACACGCTGGTGACCGCCGCCGACTACCTGGAGCGGTTCAACCCGAGCCTGCCGGAGCTGAACGAGAACATCCGCGACCTGGCCGACGTCAGCAAGCTCTACGGCGACATCGCGCCCGACCTGCTGGACTCGCTCACCGACAGCGCGGTGACCCTGCAGACGGTCGCGGAGAAGAAGCCGGACCTCGGCGCGCTCTACGGCCAGGTCACCGACTCCTCGCAGGACGTGACCACGTTCCTGCGGAACAACAAGGAAAACATCATCCGGCTCGCCGTGGACAGCCGCGAGTCGCTCGAACTCGCCGCCGCGTACTCCCCCAGTTTTCCCTGCACGCTCAAGGCGATGACCGATCTCAAGCCCGCCATGGACAAGGTGCTCGGGGCCGGTACCGACGAGCCCGGCATGCACGTGACCGCGTCGGTGACCGAGGACCGCGGTGGTTACCTGCCGGGCGTCGACGACCCGGCCTACACCGCGGGCGGTGGCCCGAAGTGCTACCCGAGCGGGGTCGCGCCGACCACCGGGACCACCGCGGCGCCGACCGGCAGCCCGGCGCACCCGCTGCTGCCCGGCGCCTCCGGTGAGCTGGGGCTGCCGAACTCACCGCAGGAACGCGAGCTGATTTCGACGCTGGTGGCGCCGCAGATCGGCGTGGCACCCGGTGACGTGGCGCCGTGGAGCAGCGTGCTGGTCGGACCGCTCTACCGGGGCACGGAGGTGACCCTTCGATGA